In Athene noctua chromosome 8, bAthNoc1.hap1.1, whole genome shotgun sequence, a genomic segment contains:
- the LOC141963254 gene encoding E3 ubiquitin-protein ligase RBBP6-like, with amino-acid sequence MPCVHYQFFSQLRRDTVTFSGLHISVGNLKREIMGRQKLKAANCDLRVTNAETGEEYTDANALIPKNSSVIVRRVPVRGVKTTSKTPVITRTEPASGTSRAIEDSSAAIPLAQLIKLNPLYMRKDEHEKSA; translated from the exons ATGCCGTGCGTCCATTATCAGTTCTTCTCCCAGCTGCGCCGCGACACTGTCACCTTCAGCGGCCTCCACATCTCCGTCGGCAACCTGAAGCGCGagatcatgggccgccagaagctgaaggcggccaactgTGATCTGCGGGTCACCAACGCTGAGACCGGAGAAg aatacacagatgccaaTGCTCTCATTCCTAAGAACTCCTCGGTAATTGTTAGAAGAGTCCCTGttagaggagttaaaactaccagcaaaacaccagttat aactcgaaccgagccagcgagtggaacatccagagca attgaggactcttctgcagccattcctctggCCCAGCTCATTAAG TTAAACCCTCTTTACATGCGGAAGGATGAGCACGAGAAGAGTGCGTAA